One Papaver somniferum cultivar HN1 chromosome 10, ASM357369v1, whole genome shotgun sequence genomic window carries:
- the LOC113318725 gene encoding probable apyrase 7 isoform X1: protein MENRNLVNSIKLMVLRPFESRRSIKIIVIVFVLVMLCSYLLFKPGKAHLSYFTVVWDCGSTGTRVNVYEWLGNNTRDNGHPVLLNSFPDHSTNNSLHKDACLYHCMQTEPGLDKFVHNFTGLRSALEPLLHWAEQQIPSERHQDTSIFLLATAGLRRLPSHDAAWILENAEAIVRELPFMRRKTSIRILTGQEEAYYSWIALNYKMGTLNSSSSLPTLGVLDLGGSSLQVVMEIEELTDDQNSLQLKIDSVQHQILAYSLPRFGLNEAFERTIIMLSEETSLTESIDGRLQLRHPCLSLGFVLNHTCDGCHLPNISSSNNVTGQFQRNASTLFSLIGDPNWKQCKRIAKAAATHSNNFDWSRLTKGKNCKGRSSSSNSTNSNLISAPRPVSRFHALSGFFAVYSMLDLNPRANLTKIWKKREQICSGSWIDSKKISGNRKYADQFCFRVPYLASLLEDTLCLGDTEINFGPGDVSWTLGAALVEGEHKWLSNKEPQAGSYNLKLSEVIPYPISLFTVYLCFILIVYRDWVRQTSLSLVSVPGKKGASTGASLPSYFCPKRQLN from the exons ATGGAAAATAGGAATCTTGTGAATTCCATCAAACTTATGGTTTTGCGTCCGTTTGAATCTAGACGCTCCATCAAAATAATTGTCATAGTTTTTGTGCTTGTGATgctatgttcttatttgttattTAAACCTGGTAAAGCTCATTTATCATACTTTACTGTCGTTTGGGATTGTGGAAGCACTGGAACCCGGGTAAATGTGTACGAATGGTTAGGAAATAACACAAGGGATAATGGACATCCAGTGTTGTTGAACTCGTTTCCTGATCATTCAACCAATAATTCTCTCCACAAAGATGCTTGTTTATACCACTGCATGCAAACTGAACCTGGTTTGGATAAGTTTGTTCACAACTTTACCGGACTACGCTCTGCATTGGAACCACTACTTCATTGGGCAGAACAACAAATTCCCTCTGAAAGACATCAAGATACTTCTATCTTTCTGTTAGCTACTGCTGGCCTGAGAAGATTGCCGAGTCATGATGCAGCTTGGATTTTGGAAAATGCAGAGGCTATTGTAAGGGAACTCCCGTTTATGCGTAGGAAAACTTCTATAAGGATTCTAACTGGACAGGAAGAGGCTTATTATAGTTGGATCGCTCTTAACTACAAAATGGGGACACTGAACAGTTCTTCCAGTTTACCCACTTTAGGAGTTCTAGATTTGGGGGGTTCGTCGTTGCAGGTTGTAATGGAAATCGAAGAACTGACGGATGATCAGAATTCACTGCAGCTAAAAATTGATTCAGTTCAGCACCAAATTTTAGCATATTCACTGCCCAGATTTGGTCTCAACGAGGCATTTGAAAGGACAATTATCATGCTTAGTGAAGAGACTTCACTCACAGAGAGTATTGATGGCAGACTTCAACTCAGACATCCGTGTCTGAGTTTGGGATTTGTTCTGAACCATACTTGCGATGGCTGTCACCTACCAAACATCTCTAGTTCAAACAATGTAACTGGTCAATTTCAGAGAAATGCGTCCACCTTGTTTTCTCTGATAGGGGATCCAAACTGGAAGCAGTGTAAGAGAATTGCTAAGGCTGCTGCAACCCATTCAAACAATTTTGATTGGTCACGATTAACTAAGGGTAAGAACTGCAAAGGACGATCGTCATCCTCTAACA GCACAAATTCAAATTTGATATCCGCCCCTCGTccagtttcacggtttcatgctTTATCTGGATTTTTTGCCGTTTACAGTATGTTAGATTTGAATCCAAGAGCTAATTTGACAAAAATTTGGAAGAAACGCGAGCAAATATGTTCTGGGTCGTGGATTGACTCAAAGAAAATTTCTGGAAACAGAAAGTATGCTGATCAATTCTGTTTTCGAGTTCCATATTTGGCATCTCTCCTTGAGGATACATTATGTTTGGGGGACACAGAAATTAACTTTGGCCCTGGAGATGTTTCTTGGACGTTAGGAGCTGCACTGGTGGAAGGAGAGCACAAATGGCTAAGTAATAAAGAACCTCAGGCTGGTAGTTACAATCTGAAGCTCTCCGAGGTCATCCCTTATCCCATTTCTTTATTtactgtatatttgtgttttattttaattgtttACCGGGATTGGGTTAGGCAGACATCATTGTCGTTGGTGTCTGTGCCAGGAAAAAAGGGTGCTTCCACTGGGGCATCATTGCCATCTTACTTTTGTCCAAAAAGGCAACTGAATTAG
- the LOC113318725 gene encoding probable apyrase 7 isoform X3 codes for MENRNLVNSIKLMVLRPFESRRSIKIIVIVFVLVMLCSYLLFKPGKAHLSYFTVVWDCGSTGTRVNVYEWLGNNTRDNGHPVLLNSFPDHSTNNSLHKDACLYHCMQTEPGLDKFVHNFTGLRSALEPLLHWAEQQIPSERHQDTSIFLLATAGLRRLPSHDAAWILENAEAIVRELPFMRRKTSIRILTGQEEAYYSWIALNYKMGTLNSSSSLPTLGVLDLGGSSLQVVMEIEELTDDQNSLQLKIDSVQHQILAYSLPRFGLNEAFERTIIMLSEETSLTESIDGRLQLRHPCLSLGFVLNHTCDGCHLPNISSSNNVTGQFQRNASTLFSLIGDPNWKQCKRIAKAAATHSNNFDWSRLTKGKNCKGRSSSSNSTNSNLISAPRPVSRFHALSGFFAVYSMLDLNPRANLTKIWKKREQICSGSWIDSKKISGNRKYADQFCFRVPYLASLLEDTLCLGDTEINFGPGDVSWTLGAALVEGEHKWLSNKEPQAGSYNLKLSELMDQKPFHPIVVSRSRLMGAYSI; via the exons ATGGAAAATAGGAATCTTGTGAATTCCATCAAACTTATGGTTTTGCGTCCGTTTGAATCTAGACGCTCCATCAAAATAATTGTCATAGTTTTTGTGCTTGTGATgctatgttcttatttgttattTAAACCTGGTAAAGCTCATTTATCATACTTTACTGTCGTTTGGGATTGTGGAAGCACTGGAACCCGGGTAAATGTGTACGAATGGTTAGGAAATAACACAAGGGATAATGGACATCCAGTGTTGTTGAACTCGTTTCCTGATCATTCAACCAATAATTCTCTCCACAAAGATGCTTGTTTATACCACTGCATGCAAACTGAACCTGGTTTGGATAAGTTTGTTCACAACTTTACCGGACTACGCTCTGCATTGGAACCACTACTTCATTGGGCAGAACAACAAATTCCCTCTGAAAGACATCAAGATACTTCTATCTTTCTGTTAGCTACTGCTGGCCTGAGAAGATTGCCGAGTCATGATGCAGCTTGGATTTTGGAAAATGCAGAGGCTATTGTAAGGGAACTCCCGTTTATGCGTAGGAAAACTTCTATAAGGATTCTAACTGGACAGGAAGAGGCTTATTATAGTTGGATCGCTCTTAACTACAAAATGGGGACACTGAACAGTTCTTCCAGTTTACCCACTTTAGGAGTTCTAGATTTGGGGGGTTCGTCGTTGCAGGTTGTAATGGAAATCGAAGAACTGACGGATGATCAGAATTCACTGCAGCTAAAAATTGATTCAGTTCAGCACCAAATTTTAGCATATTCACTGCCCAGATTTGGTCTCAACGAGGCATTTGAAAGGACAATTATCATGCTTAGTGAAGAGACTTCACTCACAGAGAGTATTGATGGCAGACTTCAACTCAGACATCCGTGTCTGAGTTTGGGATTTGTTCTGAACCATACTTGCGATGGCTGTCACCTACCAAACATCTCTAGTTCAAACAATGTAACTGGTCAATTTCAGAGAAATGCGTCCACCTTGTTTTCTCTGATAGGGGATCCAAACTGGAAGCAGTGTAAGAGAATTGCTAAGGCTGCTGCAACCCATTCAAACAATTTTGATTGGTCACGATTAACTAAGGGTAAGAACTGCAAAGGACGATCGTCATCCTCTAACA GCACAAATTCAAATTTGATATCCGCCCCTCGTccagtttcacggtttcatgctTTATCTGGATTTTTTGCCGTTTACAGTATGTTAGATTTGAATCCAAGAGCTAATTTGACAAAAATTTGGAAGAAACGCGAGCAAATATGTTCTGGGTCGTGGATTGACTCAAAGAAAATTTCTGGAAACAGAAAGTATGCTGATCAATTCTGTTTTCGAGTTCCATATTTGGCATCTCTCCTTGAGGATACATTATGTTTGGGGGACACAGAAATTAACTTTGGCCCTGGAGATGTTTCTTGGACGTTAGGAGCTGCACTGGTGGAAGGAGAGCACAAATGGCTAAGTAATAAAGAACCTCAGGCTGGTAGTTACAATCTGAAGCTCTCCGAG TTGATGGACCAAAAACCATTCCACCCTATTGTGGTAAGTAGATCAAGGCTAATGGGAGCATACAGCATATGA
- the LOC113318725 gene encoding probable apyrase 7 isoform X4 encodes MENRNLVNSIKLMVLRPFESRRSIKIIVIVFVLVMLCSYLLFKPGKAHLSYFTVVWDCGSTGTRVNVYEWLGNNTRDNGHPVLLNSFPDHSTNNSLHKDACLYHCMQTEPGLDKFVHNFTGLRSALEPLLHWAEQQIPSERHQDTSIFLLATAGLRRLPSHDAAWILENAEAIVRELPFMRRKTSIRILTGQEEAYYSWIALNYKMGTLNSSSSLPTLGVLDLGGSSLQVVMEIEELTDDQNSLQLKIDSVQHQILAYSLPRFGLNEAFERTIIMLSEETSLTESIDGRLQLRHPCLSLGFVLNHTCDGCHLPNISSSNNVTGQFQRNASTLFSLIGDPNWKQCKRIAKAAATHSNNFDWSRLTKGKNCKGRSSSSNSTNSNLISAPRPVSRFHALSGFFAVYSMLDLNPRANLTKIWKKREQICSGSWIDSKKISGNRKYADQFCFRVPYLASLLEDTLCLGDTEINFGPGDVSWTLGAALVEGEHKWLSNKEPQAGSYNLKLSEVLAKKEDHV; translated from the exons ATGGAAAATAGGAATCTTGTGAATTCCATCAAACTTATGGTTTTGCGTCCGTTTGAATCTAGACGCTCCATCAAAATAATTGTCATAGTTTTTGTGCTTGTGATgctatgttcttatttgttattTAAACCTGGTAAAGCTCATTTATCATACTTTACTGTCGTTTGGGATTGTGGAAGCACTGGAACCCGGGTAAATGTGTACGAATGGTTAGGAAATAACACAAGGGATAATGGACATCCAGTGTTGTTGAACTCGTTTCCTGATCATTCAACCAATAATTCTCTCCACAAAGATGCTTGTTTATACCACTGCATGCAAACTGAACCTGGTTTGGATAAGTTTGTTCACAACTTTACCGGACTACGCTCTGCATTGGAACCACTACTTCATTGGGCAGAACAACAAATTCCCTCTGAAAGACATCAAGATACTTCTATCTTTCTGTTAGCTACTGCTGGCCTGAGAAGATTGCCGAGTCATGATGCAGCTTGGATTTTGGAAAATGCAGAGGCTATTGTAAGGGAACTCCCGTTTATGCGTAGGAAAACTTCTATAAGGATTCTAACTGGACAGGAAGAGGCTTATTATAGTTGGATCGCTCTTAACTACAAAATGGGGACACTGAACAGTTCTTCCAGTTTACCCACTTTAGGAGTTCTAGATTTGGGGGGTTCGTCGTTGCAGGTTGTAATGGAAATCGAAGAACTGACGGATGATCAGAATTCACTGCAGCTAAAAATTGATTCAGTTCAGCACCAAATTTTAGCATATTCACTGCCCAGATTTGGTCTCAACGAGGCATTTGAAAGGACAATTATCATGCTTAGTGAAGAGACTTCACTCACAGAGAGTATTGATGGCAGACTTCAACTCAGACATCCGTGTCTGAGTTTGGGATTTGTTCTGAACCATACTTGCGATGGCTGTCACCTACCAAACATCTCTAGTTCAAACAATGTAACTGGTCAATTTCAGAGAAATGCGTCCACCTTGTTTTCTCTGATAGGGGATCCAAACTGGAAGCAGTGTAAGAGAATTGCTAAGGCTGCTGCAACCCATTCAAACAATTTTGATTGGTCACGATTAACTAAGGGTAAGAACTGCAAAGGACGATCGTCATCCTCTAACA GCACAAATTCAAATTTGATATCCGCCCCTCGTccagtttcacggtttcatgctTTATCTGGATTTTTTGCCGTTTACAGTATGTTAGATTTGAATCCAAGAGCTAATTTGACAAAAATTTGGAAGAAACGCGAGCAAATATGTTCTGGGTCGTGGATTGACTCAAAGAAAATTTCTGGAAACAGAAAGTATGCTGATCAATTCTGTTTTCGAGTTCCATATTTGGCATCTCTCCTTGAGGATACATTATGTTTGGGGGACACAGAAATTAACTTTGGCCCTGGAGATGTTTCTTGGACGTTAGGAGCTGCACTGGTGGAAGGAGAGCACAAATGGCTAAGTAATAAAGAACCTCAGGCTGGTAGTTACAATCTGAAGCTCTCCGAG GTCTTGGCCAAAAAAGAAGACCATGTATGA
- the LOC113318725 gene encoding probable apyrase 7 isoform X2 — translation MENRNLVNSIKLMVLRPFESRRSIKIIVIVFVLVMLCSYLLFKPGKAHLSYFTVVWDCGSTGTRVNVYEWLGNNTRDNGHPVLLNSFPDHSTNNSLHKDACLYHCMQTEPGLDKFVHNFTGLRSALEPLLHWAEQQIPSERHQDTSIFLLATAGLRRLPSHDAAWILENAEAIVRELPFMRRKTSIRILTGQEEAYYSWIALNYKMGTLNSSSSLPTLGVLDLGGSSLQVVMEIEELTDDQNSLQLKIDSVQHQILAYSLPRFGLNEAFERTIIMLSEETSLTESIDGRLQLRHPCLSLGFVLNHTCDGCHLPNISSSNNVTGQFQRNASTLFSLIGDPNWKQCKRIAKAAATHSNNFDWSRLTKGTNSNLISAPRPVSRFHALSGFFAVYSMLDLNPRANLTKIWKKREQICSGSWIDSKKISGNRKYADQFCFRVPYLASLLEDTLCLGDTEINFGPGDVSWTLGAALVEGEHKWLSNKEPQAGSYNLKLSEVIPYPISLFTVYLCFILIVYRDWVRQTSLSLVSVPGKKGASTGASLPSYFCPKRQLN, via the exons ATGGAAAATAGGAATCTTGTGAATTCCATCAAACTTATGGTTTTGCGTCCGTTTGAATCTAGACGCTCCATCAAAATAATTGTCATAGTTTTTGTGCTTGTGATgctatgttcttatttgttattTAAACCTGGTAAAGCTCATTTATCATACTTTACTGTCGTTTGGGATTGTGGAAGCACTGGAACCCGGGTAAATGTGTACGAATGGTTAGGAAATAACACAAGGGATAATGGACATCCAGTGTTGTTGAACTCGTTTCCTGATCATTCAACCAATAATTCTCTCCACAAAGATGCTTGTTTATACCACTGCATGCAAACTGAACCTGGTTTGGATAAGTTTGTTCACAACTTTACCGGACTACGCTCTGCATTGGAACCACTACTTCATTGGGCAGAACAACAAATTCCCTCTGAAAGACATCAAGATACTTCTATCTTTCTGTTAGCTACTGCTGGCCTGAGAAGATTGCCGAGTCATGATGCAGCTTGGATTTTGGAAAATGCAGAGGCTATTGTAAGGGAACTCCCGTTTATGCGTAGGAAAACTTCTATAAGGATTCTAACTGGACAGGAAGAGGCTTATTATAGTTGGATCGCTCTTAACTACAAAATGGGGACACTGAACAGTTCTTCCAGTTTACCCACTTTAGGAGTTCTAGATTTGGGGGGTTCGTCGTTGCAGGTTGTAATGGAAATCGAAGAACTGACGGATGATCAGAATTCACTGCAGCTAAAAATTGATTCAGTTCAGCACCAAATTTTAGCATATTCACTGCCCAGATTTGGTCTCAACGAGGCATTTGAAAGGACAATTATCATGCTTAGTGAAGAGACTTCACTCACAGAGAGTATTGATGGCAGACTTCAACTCAGACATCCGTGTCTGAGTTTGGGATTTGTTCTGAACCATACTTGCGATGGCTGTCACCTACCAAACATCTCTAGTTCAAACAATGTAACTGGTCAATTTCAGAGAAATGCGTCCACCTTGTTTTCTCTGATAGGGGATCCAAACTGGAAGCAGTGTAAGAGAATTGCTAAGGCTGCTGCAACCCATTCAAACAATTTTGATTGGTCACGATTAACTAAGG GCACAAATTCAAATTTGATATCCGCCCCTCGTccagtttcacggtttcatgctTTATCTGGATTTTTTGCCGTTTACAGTATGTTAGATTTGAATCCAAGAGCTAATTTGACAAAAATTTGGAAGAAACGCGAGCAAATATGTTCTGGGTCGTGGATTGACTCAAAGAAAATTTCTGGAAACAGAAAGTATGCTGATCAATTCTGTTTTCGAGTTCCATATTTGGCATCTCTCCTTGAGGATACATTATGTTTGGGGGACACAGAAATTAACTTTGGCCCTGGAGATGTTTCTTGGACGTTAGGAGCTGCACTGGTGGAAGGAGAGCACAAATGGCTAAGTAATAAAGAACCTCAGGCTGGTAGTTACAATCTGAAGCTCTCCGAGGTCATCCCTTATCCCATTTCTTTATTtactgtatatttgtgttttattttaattgtttACCGGGATTGGGTTAGGCAGACATCATTGTCGTTGGTGTCTGTGCCAGGAAAAAAGGGTGCTTCCACTGGGGCATCATTGCCATCTTACTTTTGTCCAAAAAGGCAACTGAATTAG